TTACCATTTAAAAACTAAAACAATTCTAGTCATAAATAATTTATATCCGCCTCAAGAACTTGGGGGATACGGTCGTTATATTTGCGATTTCGCAAATATTTTACGTAACCGTGGTCATATAGTTAAGGTTTTAACTTCTGATGCTCCTTATTTAGGAGATATTTCTACTACCGAACCGCATGTCGATCGCAGTTTACTTTTATTTGGTAATTATGAAAAAATGCCCCCGAAAGCGGTTCAAAGTCAAGAAGAAAAAAATGATATTATAAAAAATAATGAAAAAATTATAAAACAATATATAAAAACTTATAATCCTGATGTTTGTTTAGTAGGGAATATAGACTTTCTCAGTGAGGCTATTTTTCAACCTTTTCTTGAAAACCAAATTCCTACTATTCATCATGTTGCCTTTAATCAAACCGGTTATTCTTTAGAAAAAACTCCCCAAAATGATTTTTACCATCTATCAGCTTGTAGCGAGTTTACCAAGAATAAAATTTTAGAGCTAGGATATCTTCTAGACGATATCAGTGTGATTTATCCAGGTGCTTTTGTTAATAAATTTAGGCTACCCGTTTCTCAAAATCTTGATAAACTTCGAGTGGTCTTTGCAGGTCTAGTTCTGCCCTATAAAGGGCCTCAAGTATTAATTAAAGCTTTAAAGATTTTACATGATGCTGGTATAGATTTTCACTGTTCAATTGCAGGAGCCACACCAGAAGAAAGCGTTCTGCAAGAATTACTCAATTTTACTCAAGCTGCAGGTATGTCCCAAAAAGTAGATTTTTTAGGTTACTTATCACGTAATGAGTTAATAAGCCTATACGCTACACATAATGTATTTGTTTTTCCTTCAGTTTGGGAAGAACCTTTTGGAATTTCACAAGTAGAAGGGATGGCGGCTGGATTATTATTAATTAATAGTGGAACTGGAGGTGCTAGTGAAGTTATTGAACATGGAGTTAGTGGTATAAAATTTCCTGCAGGAAATGCTCAAGCTCTCGCAAATGCCTTAATAAGCTTGTTAAACGATCGAGATAAATGGAAGCATTTAATGATTAACGGTCAGGAACGAGCTATGAAATTATTGAATATAGAAAACTCTATAGATTTATTAGAGGAAAAGTTTGAAGAAAAATTTCAAGAACTTGTAGTGCAAGAAAATTATAAAGAAACATCTTTATTCAAAAGAAGACAGATTAGTTTGCAAGAAAATTTAAAATTACAATCTTTTAACCTAATTATTTTTCCAGATTGGTTCCAAAATGATGAGGAAAAAATTGGAGTTGAAATACAAACAATTATAAGCTCTATAGTGAATTCCCGTAAAAAAGACCATTCAACGCTTTTAATCGATTCAACTGGAATCCGAGAAGAAAACGCAAATTTAATTATAGCAGGAATTACGATGAATTTGCTAATGGAAGAAGACTTAAATGTTGAAAACGGACCAGAAATTTCTCTTATAGGAAAATTAAATAGAATGCAATGGGAAGCATTAATCCCTCTATTAACGGCAAGAGTAGTTATAGAGAATGAAAATCAAGAAGCTGTTAGAGAAACTTCAGCTGATTTACTTCCTGTATATTCGATAGATTCTTTAAATAAATATTAATGCCATTTTTATGGATCTCTTGAAGAATATAGAGGTTTCCCCTTCTTTTTAAGCGATTTTGGAGAATTAAAGACTATTACTATTTATAGAAATTTATAGAAATTTTATAAGCTCTTTGATTATCTATAAATATACTTGCAATTACAATCAACTAGGAAGAAGATTGCTTCAATTCAATCAAATATTTGCTTGAATTGACTGTTTTTCCTGGATAAGGTTGCGGTATAAAATCACCTAATTCCGGTATTTTACTACATTTTTTAATTAAACTTTTTGCTTGGTAACATTTATCAATAAGTTCTTGATTTATAGTTAGAGATATACGTACCCCCGTATCAGAATTCTTTTTGAGAGTCCAGCACAATTCTTCCCCTGGACTTAGTAAATGACAATTTATTATCATAGGAACTGTGGGAATTGCAGGATAGAATCTTTGACAAATTCCTTCTAAACCAGTTGAATCATCAAATAACAAATATGCTAAACCTTTTTCATACGCTTGCAAAATACGTTCTGCACTATTGATATGATCGTCGAAAAACACTAAAGTTTTATAAAAAGAAGTAGTATCAATATCAATTTGATAAAAATCTTTATCATCAACTAAAAGCATATCTAAACTGTTTTTAGTTGAAACTTTTAAATTGCTTAAGTTAGGATCGATTGCAATTATTTTCTTTAAATCTGGGTTTAGGGAGTTGATAAAGGCATGTAGAGAACTACCTATAAACACACCAGATTCAATATACATTTCAGGAGAAAATATATTTGCAAGACACCAAAAATTCAAGTGGTCTTTTTCGCTAATACCACCAGGCTGAAATAAACCTAATGATAAAGCATGGGAATAAATTTTATTATACTCTATATAAAGTTTTTCATTATCTAAATCCTGTCCAATATTTACCCCTTCCCCAAAAAAATCTGAGTAAAAATCACAAGCATATCTTATAGCAGCTTGAATGAATTTCGATCGTAATTTGGGACTCATGAAAGT
This window of the Geitlerinema sp. PCC 9228 genome carries:
- a CDS encoding glycosyltransferase; translated protein: MFTTQLLFRNLETVLDSDIFLASYPRSGNTWFRRLLADVILQVNGFHTETDLPIPFQRIIPDIYEDDINQIDNRIDIPFRIIKTHEFYSRIYKKIIYLFRDPLDTLYSYYRFHLRYPSIREKVPENPDIFCTKKIDEWCKHLESYIQAKSELTDSVLFVTYEDMHQKPIKTLNKIFSFLEIDVPSDMLEKAAQNQAFIQVRSKEELGNYSEYLCRKGEIGDSKKNLSIDTIEFLEKRTNSIYSRALLANEENSTECSKKIQEEIEQYLNQKRSHKPKISIILTPKISTKIIENCAKNTNVEPYIVTYNGSQERFQKHIDSMPRLNYIKFNEIAKENTKYTWDVLITTRKDAYEVGLDRLRHILCYKSVIFADSISYTQQKIIQKQLYLWGFEKESEKPLAYHLKTKTILVINNLYPPQELGGYGRYICDFANILRNRGHIVKVLTSDAPYLGDISTTEPHVDRSLLLFGNYEKMPPKAVQSQEEKNDIIKNNEKIIKQYIKTYNPDVCLVGNIDFLSEAIFQPFLENQIPTIHHVAFNQTGYSLEKTPQNDFYHLSACSEFTKNKILELGYLLDDISVIYPGAFVNKFRLPVSQNLDKLRVVFAGLVLPYKGPQVLIKALKILHDAGIDFHCSIAGATPEESVLQELLNFTQAAGMSQKVDFLGYLSRNELISLYATHNVFVFPSVWEEPFGISQVEGMAAGLLLINSGTGGASEVIEHGVSGIKFPAGNAQALANALISLLNDRDKWKHLMINGQERAMKLLNIENSIDLLEEKFEEKFQELVVQENYKETSLFKRRQISLQENLKLQSFNLIIFPDWFQNDEEKIGVEIQTIISSIVNSRKKDHSTLLIDSTGIREENANLIIAGITMNLLMEEDLNVENGPEISLIGKLNRMQWEALIPLLTARVVIENENQEAVRETSADLLPVYSIDSLNKY